From the genome of Aricia agestis chromosome 9, ilAriAges1.1, whole genome shotgun sequence, one region includes:
- the LOC121730242 gene encoding 14 kDa phosphohistidine phosphatase-like, with product MIKSLSRTLSTLIPSIKYSASSYQYLNLRNMSSAANNIPLVDIDPSGVFKYILINVYDKEKNEAEPQKVIVRGYKRCEYHADIFDEVQAKHSSLDLEPLGGGRISHDPENKKIHIYGYSQGYGKADHEVTAKIVKGAYPAYTISISDEGY from the exons TAATTCCATCCATTAAATACTCAG CTTCATCCTACCAGTATTTGAACCTACGAAACATGTCATCAGCAGCAAACAATATCCCCCTTGTAGATATAGATCCGAGTGgtgtttttaagtatatactaATAAATGTGTATgacaaagaaaaaaatgaggCTGAGCCGCAAAAGGTGATTGTAAGGGGGTATAAACGATGCGAATATCATGCAGATATTTTTGATGAG GTACAAGCAAAACACTCGTCCTTAGATTTGGAGCCTTTAGGTGGTGGAAGAATATCTCATGACCCAGAAAATAAGAAAATTCACATTTATGGCTATTCTCAAGGTTACGGGAAAGCCGATCATGAAGTAACAGCTAAGATTGTTAAAGGTGCTTATCCTGCTTACACTATTTCTATCAGTGATGAGGGTTATTaa